The Macrobrachium rosenbergii isolate ZJJX-2024 chromosome 8, ASM4041242v1, whole genome shotgun sequence genome includes a region encoding these proteins:
- the LOC136841170 gene encoding uncharacterized protein yields the protein MRVSHPGLSSTLICECGSRPHNYGPACLASHPTPQPNPEPHSSLSPHPQHQLHPCLSPPKLNLTLSYHPNLNSASLFASHPNLCSTLLELLIPNFQLTPTPNSTSLLLLTQNSTQPHSHRAHPNLKLTSLLIFTSNFNSVSLLLLIPNHNSTSLSLSPQPQLNFTPTSHPQPQLSLSGASNHNLISCEFLTANFNSTSLLLTPTSTQPLFLLSPTTTQSHPYSSPQPQLNISPTSHPQPQCNLSPTSYPNLNSTSVLLLIPTSTQPHSYFSTPVSTQSHSYNSPQTSTQPPSSFSPLTSTQPQSYFSPPTSTYPHSYFLPPTSIPSHSDLTQPHSYFSLPTLIQPHSRFSSPTHLNLTLASHPKLQLNSASLGLTTPPTSIHPLNTHPQTQLNLAPTELILTSDQHHSSPQLNLTPTSCQKPQLNLSPISHPNLNSISLLLLTQTSTRPHLFLFPNLKSASVGRNLISLGPLAPHFNSSSLFLTPSSVQPLSSSPTTAQLHFSSHPKFTSTSFLLLATNLNSTSVLLLTTHLNSTSLLLLTPTSLVSLLQPQLSLNGKQLNLT from the exons ATGCGTGTATCCCATCCCGGTCTTTCTAGTACACTCATATGCGAGTGCGGGAGCCGTCCACACAACTACGGTCCAG CCTGCTTAGCttctcaccccaccccccaaccaaATCCTGAGCCTCACTCTTCCTTATCACCCCATCCTCAACATCAACTGCACCCTTGCTTATCTCCCCCAAAACTCAACCTCACTCTTTCTTATCACCCCAACCTCAACTCAGCCTCACTTTTTGCTTCTCACCCCAACCTCTGCTCAACCTTACTCGAGCTTCTCATCCCTAACTTCCAACTCACCCCAACTCCCAACTCAACCTCACTCCTACTTCTCACCCAAAACTCAACTCAACCTCACTCCCACAGAGCTCACCCCAACCTAAAACTAACCTCACTCCTAATTTTCACATCCAACTTTAACTCAGTCTCACTCCTGCTTCTCATCCCCAACCACAACTCAacttcactctcactttcacccCAACCTCAACTCAACTTCACTCCCACTTCTCACCCCCAACCTCAACTCAGCCTCAGTGGGGCGTCAAATCACAACTTAATCTCATGTGAGTTTCTAACTGCCAACTTCAATTCAAcctcactccttctcaccccaacCTCAACTCAAcctctctttttattatctcCAACCACAACTCAATCTCACCCCTACTCCTCACCCCAACCTCAACTCAACATCAGCCCTACTTCTCACCCACAACCTCAGTGCAACCTCAGTCCTACTTCTTACCCCAACCTCAACTCAACCTCAGTCCTACTTCTCATCCCAACCTCAACTCAACCTCACTCCTACTTCTCAACCCCAGTCTCAACTCAATCTCACTCCTATAACTCACCCCAAACCTCAACTCAACCTCCCTCCTCTTTCTCACCCCTAACCTCAACTCAACCTCAGTCCTACTTCTCACCTCCAACCTCAACTTACCCTCACTCCTACTTCTTACCCCCAACCTCAATTCCCTCTCACTCcg ACTTGACTCAACCTCACTCCTACTTCTCACTCCCAACTTTGATTCAACCTCATTCTCGCTTCTCATCTCCAACCCACCTCAACCTCACTCTTGCTTCTCACCCCAAACTTCAACTCAACTCAGCCTCACTTGGGCTCACTACCCCCCCAACCTCAATTCACCCTCTTAATACTCATCCCCAAACTCAACTCAACCTCGCGCCTACAGAACTCATCCTAACCTCAGATCAACATCACTCCTCACCTCAACTCAACCTCACTCCTACTTCTTGCCAAAAACCGCAGCTTAACCTCAGCCCTATTTCTCACCCCAATCTTAACTCAATCTCACTCCTACTCCTCACCCAAACCTCAACTCGGCCTCACTTGTTTCTCTTCCCCAACCTCAAATCAGCCTCAGTGGGACGCAACTTAATCTCACTTGGACCTCTCGCCCCCCACTTCAATTCAAGCTCACTCTTCCTCACCCCATCTTCAGTTCAACCTCTCTCCTCATCCCCAACCACAGCTCAACTCCACTTCTCTTCTCACCCTAAATTCACCTCAACCTCATTCCTACTTCTCGCCACCAACCTCAACTCAACCTCAGTCCTACTTCTCACCACCCACCTCAACTCAACCTCACTACTACTCCTCACCCCAACCTCACTTGTTTCTCTTCTCCAACCTCAACTCAGCCTCAATGGGAAGCAACTTAATCTCACTTGA